The genomic DNA AATCTTTTGCTGATTGCATTCACTGGTGTTTACCTGGGGTCCCAGATACATGGAATGAAATCCTATATGCATATCTGTTTAAGAACTATCAAAACTTCTCTTAACGTGGCTAATAACCATGACAGAAAAGCACAAGCATCATTCAGATTGATGGTGGACACATTcgcaatttttcatcaattcacCATTCTATTTTGCTTTCTTTTCCAACACCTTTTGCCTTTTGGATTGTATAACAGAACAATAGATTCAATATAAATGTAGATAGACACAAACTGTAAACAAAGGAAATCTCATCAATTATTCCTATAGTTTATGATTTTAGCTTGTTCTTCATGGAAacctaaataatataattttcgGCAAGCAATCCCACCTTTGACATGTACATTTGCAACTAAATGAGCCACAGCATTTGTGTCTTATTTTCATGCCACTTGATTATTATTTACAGCAGCTCCCACTCAGTTTCAGAAGCTTGCTGCACTTGCAAATTCGTTGAGTTCACATATGTTCTGGAATTAAATCGTCTGAGAGTTGGTGGTAAATCTTGACCTGGCTCGATATCTGCATCGCCAAACCATATTGCTAGTTGTTCATAATCCTTTGCTAACCTCTTCTTCGAAGAGAATGCATCCTGGATTCTTTTCTGTCCCATGAAAAATGACAGTAATGGAACATGACATTTCTTAACAGCAGAacttatttgttaaaataaacatcattttctttttcttctacgccattttttgaataaaattcaaGGAAACGATGAAGATGTGGCAAAGAAACTAAGTTTTCTTCTATAACTAAATATAACTATAGCTATTTTAGTTGTTAATAGTCAAGTTTCAAACTATTCTAAGAAAAACACTTTAAAATACCAATATATAGAACAACTTAACTTATAAGTTAATTCATTGAAACATTTAGTAGAAAAGACTAATGGAGTACCTTATACGATCTAAGCTTTTGGATTCTGCATGAGACTGCGTAGAGTTCCCTATCATTCACAAATATACCGCTATCTTCACGCTTTGTATCATAATTCAATTGAATGTCCTCCAACTTTAATTTAATAGAGCGTGATTCATCTGAACAGCACAAGCAAAACCGATATCAGCTAAGTGACAATACACTCAACAGGTCCATGAATTATATCCatacaataaaatattcatcaaaaaCTAGGACGAAAGTACAAGTGTGGACACACATGATGACATGGGGAAGATTGTTGTAGAAAAATCaccaaagaaagaaaagaaaatgttgaaagaacAGAAGTATCAGTAATACAACTTCAACTTCAAGTAAGCATAATCATGAATACGtttgaaatggaaaaaaaaacaagattttcaaatttctctatAGAGATTTTGTCTTTCTGATTGCAGAAATAGCATATATAGTGTAGCAATATTCGAAACAGTTCACTCTTTTCATGAATCAAGACCAAAGGCAGTTGACAAAGTACcttcaaacttaaaattttaatcatCGTTGCTTAccattgaaaaattgaaattcaaaagaATATTGACTCCCAAAAAATTTGAAACAGGAAATTAATGAAACATATAATCAACCGTTTCTCTAGTTCCTGTCATCACGCATGCAAAATCAACAAGTTTCCTGATCATATAAATTTGATACTGCATGGATGCTTCAACTATGCATACCATAAGGTCAAAGCACATATAGTGAAGCAAGATATTTCAATGCATTTTGAGGTTTTAAGCATCTCCTAAGACCACACATAGTATTAAACAAGACATAATATTTGATGGGGTATTACAGCATCAAGCGATCATGTAGCCAACTCATCTAGTATAAAAAGGCTTGGGTGATGTTGTTCTTATAGTCTTATACAAGAATTTAAACAAAAGttcacaaaaattaaaactttatgAAACTAACCATTTGATTCCATTGATTGACATCGACAAGAGGAAATGATTCCATCATGGGATTCCTTGACCTGTGCCATGGAATTGTCTGAAATACACAAAGCAACATCACCTGAATTGCTTTTGTCCGATTCAATTTCAAAGGGGTAGCTTTCTAATGATTCTGAATATGGACCATCAGAAACTACGGAACTTTCAACGTATGAAGTTCCTATCTCTGTGATATAAGGCTGTTTGCATGACGCAAATGATACAGCAGGTGAAACATAAGCTAGTATATCAGTATCACCCTTATCAACATCAGATGATTCATCGAATAAGTaggattttgttaattttgtctcACCAACAGACGTGAAATCCAACACTTCAGCACTAGATGAACTCATATTATCTTCTTCAACAATCAAACATGAGTCTTGTTCTACATTAACTTCCATTCTCATTGAAACTCCACATGCACTATCAGAAGAACCAGAATGGAATTGACTATGCATTGAGAATTCAACGGGTTCGTACTCTTTAAGAGACATCAAATTCAGTAGCTTGGAAGTGGACTTGTTGGCAGTTTCTTCAATGCgtgcatgcaagatttcgtttTCAAGCACAAAAATTTCTCTAGAGTCATCAGCAACCTCTTCTTGAGTTACGAAAGAATCTTCCAACTCCAGGGAATCCGAGCAAGTTTCACCACTAACTTGATTTACAAGCTCGTGTTTGCCTGGAAGATTACCAACTTGTTGCTCATTAACAAGATCAATTACATTAGAATCCTGCAATGACTCAATAAAATTATTGGCAGGGTTTTCTTCAACCCTGTTGTTATTTTTATCGTTGTCTTCAACACCACCAGCCAACTTAATAACTGACAAACCAAcattatttttcaaagaaaatgtaTGAGTTTCATATTTTGTGGGACTAGACAAGGTAGGAAAAGGTAGTAGCTCATGCACAACTCCAGAATATAACTTTTTCACACTATCTCCAACATTCTGGACTCGATTCTCGAGATATTTAGCAGTATCCTGAAACAAGAGAAAATAGAAACAAGTATCACATACTAACTCTCGAAACGAAGAAGAGAAATATGAAAGCAATAATGAAACAGCACCTGGCCAACAATACCATCCACCTCATGGCACACTGATTCAAACTTGTGGTAAATATTCCCCACCCAATTTATACCTTTAACCTTCAAATTCATCGTGCCCGATCTAGAACTTGGAATCCTATGATAGATCTGCAATAACAGTGAAGGAAGGGTCTCACTCTTAATAAACAACCCTTGTTAACAAAATTGTATATGCCAAATAAAACCATCTTTCACTAATCATACACTTTCAATACATACAGTATAAGAAGTTTACCCTAAAACATCAAACAACAAATATATGCACTTACGTGTGAGTGCGGAAAATTGATTTGCAAGAAATTCTGGAGGTGAATTATGAGTAAAAGGAAAGGAGAAAAGAAACACCGTTGGTGACCGGTTAACGATCGATCAGCGTGTCACCGGCCAATCACACGGGAAGGAAAGGAAGGTaagaaagggttttgagtcatACGAAGAATAGAATCAAAGGGTTTAAGTAAGCAACTTTTTACCTCGTTTTTTTATGGGTCTTGTTCGAGGAAtgcaaaactaaaaaaattgtcttgaaaatataaacatacTTTATAATAAAATCTTAGCTCATTTAATTGTTTAACCAATGTCCTAGGAGTATTGCTGTTCTCACATATagtatggctgtgccaca from Medicago truncatula cultivar Jemalong A17 chromosome 8, MtrunA17r5.0-ANR, whole genome shotgun sequence includes the following:
- the LOC25502526 gene encoding uncharacterized protein — protein: MNLKVKGINWVGNIYHKFESVCHEVDGIVGQDTAKYLENRVQNVGDSVKKLYSGVVHELLPFPTLSSPTKYETHTFSLKNNVGLSVIKLAGGVEDNDKNNNRVEENPANNFIESLQDSNVIDLVNEQQVGNLPGKHELVNQVSGETCSDSLELEDSFVTQEEVADDSREIFVLENEILHARIEETANKSTSKLLNLMSLKEYEPVEFSMHSQFHSGSSDSACGVSMRMEVNVEQDSCLIVEEDNMSSSSAEVLDFTSVGETKLTKSYLFDESSDVDKGDTDILAYVSPAVSFASCKQPYITEIGTSYVESSVVSDGPYSESLESYPFEIESDKSNSGDVALCISDNSMAQVKESHDGIISSCRCQSMESNDESRSIKLKLEDIQLNYDTKREDSGIFVNDRELYAVSCRIQKLRSYKKRIQDAFSSKKRLAKDYEQLAIWFGDADIEPGQDLPPTLRRFNSRTYVNSTNLQVQQASETEWELL